The genomic segment taatGCATTGCAGTGATGGGTTTTGTGAAATGTGTGATTCTAATGTAATGGACAGCAAAAACTAATCTATTGACTTCCATTGGCTTCTGTGGTGGTCTTGCTCTCAGAACGCTCTTGCAGGACTAATAGCCCACCACAATGTTCTCAGGCTGTTGTATGAATTATGAATGAGCACTGTGACATATTCACCGGAGGTTTAAGTGTAAAATTATCCAAAGGAAGTCTTTAGTACAAATATGTTTGGAGGAATATGCAAAagtcaaaacacaaaatgtggtgtaattttatgtttatatttttagccaaaTGTgttaacagcaaataaacagcaagtgtgcactaaaatgtgcagaagtgcgctctctgtaggggatgtgttcacttactctcgattagaaaatcaacaaagcatgtaatttgaccaagggtgcccaaacttttgcataggagTGTATGTAAATATCAAAAGTATATACTTTTTGATATATTTAACATgtaaaaatggcacattttaaatgtatttagcaCATATATTCTATAACATCACATATattgtaaatgtatatttatttgtgcGTATGTGTTCTGTACTGGCAGTAcataatttttgtcatttttcagtttttgacataatttaaaaatgtctgttggcttttatattttgtgtaaatgtcatcatgaatggaccaacagaaatggtcgaaatatatttggaaaaaagtagagtgtgttttttccttctgctggaaagttaccattttggagatacaaggttttgttctgacaacagcgatttgcAATTTAAAACTTTGCCGTCATAGTCTTATTCTTTATTGCCTTTTGTCTCTTAACTGCTCACTGTGTCCATCCACAGAGCTGTTCTCCCTAATTGTAACTCCACCAGAGAAGATGGTGCAAAGTGGTGTCTCTGACTCCAACAACCACACCAGGGCTGCAGGCAAAGATCCTTCCCTGCCGGTCAACGAGCTGCTGGAACAAGGTAAAAAGTCTGCAGACCCAAAGTTCATGCATGTCCTGCCCGCTGCTGGGGTTTGGCCTAAACACGTGGGCTTGGCACCTCTGCCCCGACCTGGACCTCACAGCAAGAGCAAGAAGGACGATCGTTTTCCAGTGGAGCACAACAGCGAGAAGACACGGACTGATGATGTCCAGCGTGCGAATCAGCCTTTCATACCTTCTAAAGTTGTCCCGGTTGTTGGTGTTGGAGTAATGAACCGCACCCAGAAGGCCACACCTGAAAGCCCGGTCCAGTCCAACAACCCCCCACCCAGTGAATCTGACATTTACCATAACCACAACTCCAGATCCCGCGGCCGGCCTCAGCCCACCACGTCCAACTCAcgtgggaaagagaaagagaatgccAACAGACGACTGGACCCTGAAGAAAACAGGCCTGGCAAGTCCAGGCTGAGTGGAGGCAGCAGCTTGAACATCACTCGACCGTTCATCCTTCACAACCGCCGAAGCTCCAGCCTGCTCTACCACTTCGACATCCTCAAAAAAGGTTTGAAGAGTTTCCTTATAGTTGATAGTTGGTGATTTGCTTTACTGCACCACATTTAGCCCTGATTCTTATGTATATGACAACTATTAAATTCCAGTGCCTTAACAGTGGTCTGTTATTGGCTTGGCTAATCGGTATTTAAACAGCTGAATCAGTATCAGGACAGGGAAAAGCTAGACCAATGCATCCATAGTTGATAGCTGAGGTGCACAGTTGGAGTGGACCAGGTGTCGGCAATAGGTGTCTCCAGActgcatgcggctcttttactgccatgttgtggctccacagcaggtaaaaataaaatcatcctcctttgcagtaaagcTCTGCAgatcattttaacacagttttaaaacTTAATGGTTGTGGAGTTAATGTGgcctataactgctaatttaccCATTAAATCTAAAGATTGGTGCACAGACTACTGGTCACCATTGCAGTGCAGGCAACAGTCTCGACtcgctagtagctaatgaaaaggcaaagagaaagatttaagacgaacatcgataatttggaggtGGATGGacttgcatttataagcactcagctggtttaCTGATATGTTCAATCTGCATCGAgtaaactgtcaaacactaaaatgtcgcaaagctgaagtcagattcttgtttgaattttcctgttccaccttaaatggtgcagcagttacattctggcacctcaggcactgtttaaggtggaactggaaagttCAAACTAAGCTGGcaagtgaaaaaagtgaaaaaacgttatttttctcattgttgcctatttttaaaaagctgtaaaaGAAATTGGAATCGGGATCATCCATAAATGTTTTGGACAATTCAAAAACAGCATGAATGTGAATTGAATTTCAATATGTAGCTTATTATAAATACTCTTATCAAAAGAGACTAATCATGTTTCAGAGGAATCCAAACATAGTCTTAGAGGTCCTGACTGCCAAAGCTGGGAtttgaaccagtctgctacaTTTTATGCTGTAGTACTAAAAGCCTGATTACTACAAACAAGCAGATGGTAACTAGATTTAAAGAAGCtttatgtttaatttgtttttttgtgctctTGGGCTCCCCCTACAGTTTGAGTTTATTTTTACACCATTGTCATAAATACACGTCACATGTGCATTTGTTGACGAGCTGAAGGATACAGAAACCGACGTGCTTCGCATCAGACTACAGTTGCAATTTCCATGCTTCTGTGTGCAAACAACTGAAATTGCAGGTGTAATCTGTAGTATGCAGGTGAAGGGGGGTCAGATACTATAGAGAGAAGGAATTCAGTACAACACCTGTAAAGAACATCAGCAGAGAAAGATGCATGTCGACTGACAAGGTGAAGTAACATCATATGATTTTATTACAGGAGGTTGCAAAGTTTCAAGGCTTATTTGTTGTAGGATCTGACCAAGTTTTACAATGTTTTGGTATgagattatttatttctttgtatGCTAACCTGAAAAAGGACTGAGATTAGATATTTTTGGCCTCCGGGAAAAGTGCAAAACTCCACGAGTCAGGGATGAGACCGGTAAGGTTACAGCCTACATCACAGTAACACTGGCAGGGATGAACACTGGCAGGGGCATTTCCTATTAGCCGCGACTGTCTtgcttccttttatttattttagctctTGTtaactagaaaaaaaacagaccgAGATTTACTCCTGTCGGGTCTCTTGCTCGGttgctctctctttttgctGTCCTCAGATAACgttgtctttgtctttttctgtctcttcgCAGCCTCTACCGTGATGTCCATGCTAGGAATAGCAAGCTACTTAATATAGATAACTGAAGAGACATAGTTGTTGGTGTGTGACGTGGTGCTGTAATGTGTAACGCAGTTCTTGCGAGAGGTCTGGTGCTGCTCCTCCAAAGATACATAGTGCTATAGCAGGCATTCAAGCCTGGAGCGGAAGTGATGGAAATGCCACTCTGCCTATTAAGTCAGGGAACCATTAGAATGATTTTGAAGCTGGTATTTTAAGTTAAATTTGTTACATAATGTTGCTGTAAGTGCCACAGAATCTGGCATAAAGCCATTTCttgggtttgttttgttttttacaatgGCAAGAAGATGTTTCCGATAAAACTAGTGGGTCATTATCACTAATTTCAGaatttcaaaataattattCTACATGCTGAGCAAGAAAGTACAGTGTGAGCCTTCTCTGTCGGAATGTGTAAAGTTTGGAATATTGGAATTGATTATAATCAATTTGCAGTGATGTGCTCAGCTTTGGGCCAAATATGCAGTGATGTGCTCAGCTTTGGGCCAAAATATAATTCTCAAATTTTCACTATAAAAGTCTTGGTTAGTTTTTATAGTCTATCTTCCACTTATCTGTAAATTTGCATATttagtgcatttttaaaaatagttctgAATTGTCCCAAAATAATGTAAGTCAGTTTGGATCATGTTGAATCATGAGATGTTGTGATGCATTAAATCGGTTTCTAAAGAATCGTAATTACATTGAatcattgtgaggtcagagatttacactccCATTCATGGAGAGAGGAAATaggaatgtgtgtgtttcagggagagtgagggagagtcaGGGAGAGATTGCTGAGGCTGGATAGTTATTCTAATTACTCTCTCCCTCAAGCCCCAAATTGCTGCTTAGCTCCCTCGCTTGAATGCATCCTTTGTGCTGATGCTTCACGAGCCATAAGattactgggggaaaaaaagaatgtgAAATATGCCTAAGTGAAATGGGCTAGGATACAGTGAGCAGATATCAAAAAAAGATAGCCCTTCCCTGTCCCATGCTGGCTGGAATGTAGGGCCTTTGGCTTGTGTAATGACACTGCATTGACAGCTCTGGTCGACGGCACGGCGGTGGAATGAGCTCAGTGGTTTTTCAGTGGCACACACGGTCACATCTATTCATTGTAATgtgtatttaaaatatgcagtCAATTTATCACATCTGTAATTTCTGAATGACTCAGAGATGCTTTTCTGGACAGCAATAAACCAAGACGAATGCTAAATGTCATAGATAAATCCTAGCTAAATGATTTGCACTGTCCCTACTGATGGTATAACTTAGTCCCTGACCAATGCTGAATGTTAAATGGCCTAGATAAAACCTTGTGTTGCATCCACACTGAAGGTAAAATATAATTGGACAAAGCTGAATACATAATGATCCAGACAAATGATTTTCAGCACTAAGTCTCCACTTTTGGTATAATTTAGTCCTAGACCAAAGACGAGTGctatggcccaatcccatttcttattatacctctaccccttgttttaGAGGGTCACCTTGGCACTTGGAACTGAGCTACaatgggtagtggttgaaatctttcccTTCGAAATAAAATATCGTTTCAATATCGTGTCTTGGTTCGGGAACCTCTCAATAAAGCGAAGAAATAAATTGGCCCAGGTGGTCAACCAGACCAGCAAGATTATTGGAGATAAACAACTGTCACTCCAGAACTTATTCCTCCGATCCGCAACCATTAAGGCAACCCAGATCTACAaggaccccacccacccccttCATTCAGCATTCCAGTTTTTGCCATCGGGCAGGAGACTTAAGGTCTCACTAGCCAGGAATAATGTGTAGAAAAAATCATTTGTGCCCACTGCTGTGAACATTCTGAATAAGGACATGATAAGTAATACTCCACATAGTTCATGTGCACTGTTGCTATAAGTGTTTTATGTGTCTAAGAATGTATTTCTGTGCCAGATTGCTGAAGacaaatttccattttatgCAAATCTAATGGAAAATAAAGTTTTCTTATCTTaaaacaaccctcaaataaaaagaacattacttcatcaacaggctactagcgctgctctataggtgaccctgccagtatGCGGTGATGGCAGAgaagggtaaagttcagcaacctcactgctgggctttcgTTATATTTAGGGCATCCAGCTTAAATGGAACAGCCCTTAAATTCTGGCACTTCAGtcagtactgctggactattgAAGATGGAATGGGAAATGTATCTAACTAGCTACGTGAGACATTACTGAAGACAACACAATGGTTATCGTAACTTTTGTAACAGTGAAAATTCTCAAATTTGTAGATTTCTTTGctcgcttgtgcagccatcttgccaggttttctttttttctcataaccctCTATTTGGAGTGtgacctctgtttggagggccatgcagctctaacacttcgccctaccgcTTTGTCTCAACAAAactcaggacaccctacccctagttGTGAACGTGTTGAGGGGTAAATGTCCTCGCTACAACCAACTAAATGATTTCCAGCGCTAAGTCCACTAAGATTATAATTCAGTTCCAGCCCAAAGCTGAATGCTAAATGACCTTGCTAAAACTTAGCTAATTGATTTCCAGCGCTAGGCACACTGAATATATAATTAGTCCTAGACCAAAGCTGAATGCCAAATGGCCTAGCTAAAAACCTAGCTGATTTCTAGCTTTGCATCCCCATAGGGTTTACGTCTAGTTCAGCTGAACCTGCAGCTGGTCAACCACCTTTATGATCTAGACCAGCAAGAATCTAGCTAATGACTATCAGTGAACACCTTAGACCTTCTGAAACCAGCTTCCACCAAAAAGCTGGTTTTAGCTGGATATGACCAGGAGGATTCTCTACAAAAGCCGAGTGCTAATGACTTAACCTAGCTAAACAATTACCAATGCAATGCTCCCACTGGTGTTATTTAGTCCTAGACCAAAGGTGAATGCTAAATGACCTGGCTAAATGATTTCCAGTGCTAACCCCACCCTGATGGTGTTATTTAGTCCCCTCCCCAGAAGAAATGCAAGCCTAAAGCTAGACTTTAAAAGTCCCCACTGTAATTTAGCCTTACTGTAGTCTTAGTGTAGACCAAACATAATCTTGAAAATACCAAATTGGAGTCCAATGAAAATGACTGACCTTTGTTTGAACTTATTTTATCTTAATGCATCCTAGACTCAATACAGTGCACAGAAGGAATGCTTTACTAGTCCACACTAGTCCAAGCTTTTCCATGTTTCATCATCTCTCCATATCACTGTTCCAGAGTCAGACTTCAGCCAGGatgctgtgtgtctgagtgaatgCCGGAAAGAGAAGGACGAGACAGAACACTATTGCTACAGTGAATTTGGTGAGTTTCTGTCGGCTTAACACACTAAACATCTATTGATGAGCATGCTTTAAAATTTGTAGAGTTCACTCAAATGACTCAAGGAAAAGAACTGCCTCATTTGAGAGCAGAAGGGTGTAAATATTAGAGCTAGTTAAGTTAAATTAGGGCTGAATGTGAACTTCACAGTAATGGAGCCTCAAATGAACCAATGCTTTTCCATAAACAACTTGAGTTCTCAGCAAATGAGGTTTTACAGTGAGGCCCGAGGACCTGATTCCTGAGGAGGAGTGCTGCTCCACAGTCAGTTTGATTTTTCATTAGGAGTCTTATAATTAAAGTACACAATGCAGTGTTTGTTCAAATACCGAAGTGCACTTTCAATTtcaatttatattaattttaggAGAGATTGtctgtgtaattattttgttGTGCAAAATTCTGCCTATGATTAGTTAGGGCAACACAGTTTGTTTGAGGATGAGCCATTTAAAACTTGAAACTCAAAATTACGTGGCAACACTAAACATTCTAGCagattcatttgcatattttgacTAAAACTGAGCTCTGTGCCATAATTCTCATTACTTTCAATTGTATTTTTGCCAGTTGGACAGTGGAACATATGAATTAGGGTGCTAAGCAGTGCTATAGTCTTACTGCTATAGTCTACTTAAGTCACAGTACAATACTACagatgtacactcttaaaaagatggtgcttcaagggttctttggtaaagaaaatggtactGTATAGAGCTCCGAATactccaagaaccctttgcatgattaaaggtttctttgcatcaCGAAACGGTTCTACATAGTACCCAAAATTGTTTGTCTATTGtaacaatgtcaagcctgtaacaatagaagaacccttatgAGTGCTATAGAatccctttcaaaaaggttctatatagcacattcatacacattttccatcaatcagaagaaccctttcacaatgcaacgaacacctttaatcatgcaaagggtttttcagtgttcatggttctatataagaccattttctttactgaagagccCGTGAAGCACCATCTGCTTTAACAGTCTACTTTAAAAAGTTCACTAATGGTTCTCGGCTTTGATATTGGAGAGCAGGAGTCCCTCAGGACCactttgagaaccactgcttgaAGGAATCTGAATTGCTTCTTCTAATAACAAAGAACCCGTTTGtcatctttattttaaatagtgtaGATGTATCTGGCTTCACAGTGCATTGACAATCAGAGTTAAACAACATGATCATacattgacattttttatttcagccATCAATGGCATCGTCCACGACATCGATATGATCCGTAAAGGCATCAGGCTGGTCACTCTGCTGGTGAACAGCGACGGCTTCTACAAGATGAGCCGCCTCTACGTCACTCCAGACACGTACTTCTTCAAAGTGAACGTCCTGGTGCTGGACACCTTCAAATGCACCAAGCCCTGTCCTGACTTCAAACTGGGTGAGTAGTAATGACTTCATGGAGTGAATAGGTCCACTGTTTTCAACCATTTGGCTTTTACAGCCTGATTAGGTGAATCggtgatgtttttcttttaatggaATATGAAGTAATGACCTACATTccactgaatgacttttaaaCTCCATAACAGTCCAGTGGACGCCTGCAGTCGTCTCATCAGCCAATTTTGGGTTCAAAGAAGTGTAGTGAAGAAAATAAACCAGCCAGCctaacattttttaatgtttcacattAATTTAGCAGAAATGTATTCACACTGAGAGTAGTTCCTGTCATTTTGAtatgcatttaaatatataactgCATTTTTAATTACACAGCGAATGTGGTACGAATTGAAAGTGTAGAATCGGCAGTTTTTCTACTTATAAgtcaaaataatgaatataaaaatTACACCATGTTAATCTGCTAATAACTGACTTCTATGGGTTAATCAGTATTCCTTGGGGTTAAACTCCCATGACCGTGAAAATAGTGCTCTTTTCCTCCATTTGAATTGGAATAtgtgatgttttatgttttacaggCAGCCGATACATAGTCATGGGGCAGATTTATCACCGGAGACGCCATCTTCCCTCCAGTCTCCTCGCTCTCGTTGGAGGCAAGCTCAAACCAGGCGACGGCCTCCTGCGCAGCAGCAACTACGTCAAACGCTACAACAAGAGAAGGCACCAGAAAGCTCAGGAGGCCACACGCTCAAGGTGCAGgtgaaagaaaaataacaggaaaacaaagaaactaGTAGCCTCGCTACTGACACCTGCTGCACGGGAGGACTAACTGTGGccttatgtaaaaataaaaagaaacaacctCATAATCATGCAGTATTATCggaggagagagggacaagCAAACAATGGCTTCTCTGTCCACTCTGTCCGAACGTCCTAGGGTCAATCAAATCCAAGTGGGGATATTTTGCTTGCTGTACAATGCTTGCCTTTTTGCTTGTCCTCTTTCATAGACGACTCCGGGGGGAATCTGCTGAATTCCACCCAGTCGCAGAATATCTGATTCATGTCTGGAACATGAACCAAGAACCGGCTAAATGTTTCCTTCACGACattcagagaaaaacagcaaaattgcattttttatgtttatatataatggATAACAGTGGATAGATGCGGCAAAACCCTTCTGAAAAAGGACTACGGTAATGCTACAGAACATTCAATAGGATTCCTGTAGTAAACTGACAAATGTACCACAAACGTTATAAATC from the Pygocentrus nattereri isolate fPygNat1 chromosome 30, fPygNat1.pri, whole genome shotgun sequence genome contains:
- the LOC108424779 gene encoding uncharacterized protein LOC108424779, which gives rise to MAGFLLLLSVLLALSDAEEHAVNELFSLIVTPPEKMVQSGVSDSNNHTRAAGKDPSLPVNELLEQGKKSADPKFMHVLPAAGVWPKHVGLAPLPRPGPHSKSKKDDRFPVEHNSEKTRTDDVQRANQPFIPSKVVPVVGVGVMNRTQKATPESPVQSNNPPPSESDIYHNHNSRSRGRPQPTTSNSRGKEKENANRRLDPEENRPGKSRLSGGSSLNITRPFILHNRRSSSLLYHFDILKKESDFSQDAVCLSECRKEKDETEHYCYSEFAINGIVHDIDMIRKGIRLVTLLVNSDGFYKMSRLYVTPDTYFFKVNVLVLDTFKCTKPCPDFKLGSRYIVMGQIYHRRRHLPSSLLALVGGKLKPGDGLLRSSNYVKRYNKRRHQKAQEATRSRCR